Proteins found in one Sphingomonas sp. SORGH_AS_0879 genomic segment:
- a CDS encoding tetratricopeptide repeat protein, with product MSPAEKEAVTAFRRDVVEPSMTKLVILDFWAEWCGPCKALGPTLEKVAADYADKGVVLAKIDTDKNQFIANQFQIRSIPTVYAMFQGQLVADLTSARTESALRATLDQLLKQLPIQSEAADAAAELEPLIAMGEEVLEAGDAERALSIFEQLLDMAPEHPAVLSGRIRALIAAGRVEEAEAATEALPEGLANDPAIHRAVAAVALARSAPPAADYADLAADVAANPEDHEKRFALANAQMAAGDRDGAADNLLHIVAADRSWNEDAARQQLLKLFEVVGMTDPWVSQQRRRLSAILFG from the coding sequence ATGTCGCCCGCCGAGAAGGAGGCCGTCACCGCCTTCCGCCGCGATGTCGTCGAGCCGTCGATGACCAAGCTGGTCATCCTCGATTTCTGGGCGGAATGGTGCGGCCCGTGCAAGGCGCTGGGCCCGACGCTGGAGAAGGTCGCCGCCGACTATGCCGACAAGGGCGTGGTGCTGGCCAAGATCGACACCGACAAGAACCAGTTCATCGCCAACCAATTCCAGATTCGCTCGATCCCGACCGTCTATGCGATGTTCCAGGGGCAGTTGGTCGCCGACCTGACCAGCGCGCGCACCGAAAGCGCGCTGCGGGCGACGCTGGACCAGTTGCTCAAGCAATTGCCGATCCAGTCGGAGGCGGCGGACGCGGCGGCGGAACTCGAACCGCTGATCGCGATGGGCGAAGAGGTGCTGGAGGCGGGTGACGCGGAACGTGCGCTGTCGATCTTCGAGCAGTTGCTCGACATGGCTCCCGAGCATCCCGCCGTGCTGTCGGGCCGCATCCGCGCGCTGATCGCCGCCGGTCGGGTCGAGGAGGCCGAAGCCGCGACCGAGGCACTGCCCGAGGGTCTTGCCAACGACCCCGCCATCCATCGCGCGGTCGCCGCCGTGGCGCTGGCGCGTTCGGCCCCTCCGGCGGCGGACTATGCCGATCTCGCGGCCGACGTCGCGGCCAATCCCGAGGATCACGAAAAGCGGTTCGCGCTCGCCAACGCGCAGATGGCGGCGGGTGACCGGGACGGCGCGGCGGACAACCTCCTCCATATCGTCGCCGCCGACCGGAGCTGGAACGAGGATGCCGCGCGCCAGCAGTTGCTCAAGCTGTTCGAGGTGGTCGGCATGACCGACCCCTGGGTATCGCAGCAGCGGCGGCGGCTGTCCGCCATCCTGTTCGGATAA
- the gltX gene encoding glutamate--tRNA ligase, translating into MTVTRFAPSPTGRLHVGNIRTALHNWMYAQSTGGRFLLRIDDTDAERSEERYVEAIRADLVWLGLIPDAEVRQSQRFALYEARFAELAANDHVYPAYETAQELDLKRKIQLGRGLPPVYDRAALTMTDEDRAKLEAEGVRPHWRFKLDHGASIEWDDAVRGPQRFDPATMSDPVIRRADGTWLYMLPSVIDDIDMGVTQVVRGEDHVSNTALQIQMFQALGADLPRFAHAALLTGNEGKLSKRLGSLGVDHFRGQGIEPQAVRALLARIGTSDPVEPVADMAPLIAGFDFSRFGRAPARFDEAELAQLNARILHQTPYAAVADRLPNGMGAAEWEAVRPNLSTVAEAADWWQVIEGPVDAPEPAGEDRAYLAQAAEVAATIDWANDPWHRLTAALKDATGRKGKTLFLPLRLALTGRAQGPDMAALLPLIGQERTIARLSA; encoded by the coding sequence ATGACCGTGACCCGTTTCGCTCCTTCGCCCACCGGGCGGCTGCATGTCGGCAATATCCGCACCGCGCTCCACAACTGGATGTATGCGCAAAGCACCGGCGGGCGCTTCCTGCTGCGCATCGACGACACCGATGCCGAGCGGAGCGAGGAACGCTATGTCGAGGCGATCCGGGCGGATTTGGTCTGGTTGGGGCTGATCCCCGATGCCGAGGTGCGCCAGTCGCAGCGTTTTGCGCTGTATGAGGCGCGCTTCGCCGAACTGGCGGCGAACGACCATGTCTATCCGGCCTATGAAACCGCGCAGGAACTCGACCTGAAGCGCAAGATTCAGTTGGGGCGCGGGCTTCCCCCCGTGTACGACCGTGCCGCGCTGACCATGACCGACGAAGACCGCGCCAAGCTGGAGGCCGAAGGCGTTCGCCCGCATTGGCGCTTCAAGCTGGACCATGGCGCGTCGATCGAGTGGGATGATGCGGTGCGCGGGCCCCAGCGCTTCGACCCCGCGACGATGAGCGATCCGGTGATCCGCCGCGCCGATGGGACATGGCTTTATATGCTGCCCTCGGTGATCGATGACATCGACATGGGCGTGACCCAGGTGGTGCGGGGTGAGGATCACGTCTCCAACACCGCGCTCCAGATTCAGATGTTTCAGGCTTTGGGGGCGGACTTGCCCCGCTTCGCCCATGCCGCACTGCTGACCGGCAATGAGGGCAAGCTGTCCAAGCGACTCGGTTCGCTGGGCGTCGATCACTTCCGTGGACAAGGGATCGAGCCGCAGGCGGTCCGCGCGCTCCTCGCCCGGATCGGCACCAGCGATCCGGTCGAGCCGGTCGCCGACATGGCCCCGCTGATCGCCGGGTTCGACTTTTCGCGCTTCGGCCGCGCGCCTGCACGGTTCGACGAGGCGGAACTGGCGCAGTTGAACGCGCGCATTCTGCATCAGACTCCGTATGCCGCCGTGGCCGATCGCCTTCCCAACGGCATGGGCGCAGCGGAATGGGAAGCGGTGCGGCCCAACCTGTCGACCGTCGCAGAGGCCGCCGACTGGTGGCAGGTGATCGAGGGCCCGGTAGACGCACCCGAGCCGGCCGGGGAGGACCGCGCGTACCTGGCCCAAGCCGCCGAGGTTGCGGCCACCATCGACTGGGCGAACGACCCGTGGCACAGGCTGACCGCCGCGCTCAAGGACGCGACAGGGCGCAAGGGGAAGACGCTGTTCCTGCCGTTGCGACTTGCCCTTACCGGCCGGGCGCAGGGGCCGGACATGGCCGCGCTTCTCCCGCTGATCGGGCAGGAGCGGACGATCGCGCGGCTGTCGGCCTGA
- a CDS encoding ribose-phosphate pyrophosphokinase, which translates to MKLMTGNSNLPLAKAISAYLEVPLTEALVRRFADEEIFVEIQENVRGEDVFVIQSTGYPVNDNLMELLIMIDALKRASARRITAVIPYFGYARQDRKPGPRTPISAKLVANLITVAGADRVLSVDLHAGQIQGFFDIPTDNLYAAPVMSADILARFKNDNLMVVSPDVGGVVRARQLAKRLNNAPLSIVDKRRERAGESEVMNIIGDVEGRFCILIDDIVDSAGTLCNAAAALRQAGAEDVVAYVTHGVLSGGAVARVEGSELRELVITDSIGNHESIGATAKIRHLAIAPLLGEAIKRIADETSVSSLFD; encoded by the coding sequence ATGAAGTTGATGACCGGCAATTCGAACCTGCCGCTGGCAAAAGCCATTTCCGCCTATCTGGAAGTGCCGCTGACCGAAGCGCTGGTGCGCCGCTTCGCCGATGAGGAAATCTTCGTCGAGATTCAGGAGAATGTGCGCGGCGAGGACGTGTTCGTGATCCAGTCGACCGGCTATCCGGTCAACGACAACCTCATGGAATTGCTGATCATGATCGACGCGCTGAAGCGTGCGTCGGCGCGGCGGATCACGGCGGTCATCCCCTATTTCGGCTATGCGCGCCAGGACCGGAAGCCCGGCCCGCGCACGCCGATCTCGGCCAAGCTGGTCGCCAATCTGATCACCGTGGCGGGTGCCGATCGCGTCCTGTCGGTCGACCTCCATGCCGGTCAGATTCAGGGCTTTTTCGATATACCGACCGACAATCTCTATGCCGCGCCGGTCATGTCGGCGGACATATTGGCGCGGTTCAAGAACGACAATCTCATGGTCGTATCACCCGACGTCGGTGGCGTGGTCCGCGCACGCCAGCTCGCCAAGCGGCTCAACAACGCGCCGCTCTCCATCGTCGACAAGCGCCGCGAGCGCGCGGGCGAGTCGGAGGTGATGAACATCATCGGCGACGTCGAGGGCCGCTTCTGCATCCTGATCGACGATATCGTCGACTCGGCGGGCACGCTGTGCAACGCCGCCGCCGCGCTGCGCCAGGCGGGGGCGGAGGACGTGGTCGCCTATGTCACCCACGGCGTGCTGTCGGGCGGCGCGGTGGCGCGGGTCGAGGGATCGGAACTGCGCGAACTGGTCATCACCGACTCGATCGGCAATCACGAGTCGATCGGCGCGACGGCCAAGATCCGCCATTTGGCCATCGCCCCGCTGCTGGGCGAGGCGATCAAGCGCATCGCGGATGAAACCAGCGTGTCGAGCCTGTTCGACTGA